TTGTgtctgatgctgccagatctgctgagtttctccagcattctctgttttgaTGACTCGTAGGAGATCGCTTTAAAATTTGAACATCATGCTGGAAGTGCACACAAAATTGAGCAGAATTTTAAGAAATTATTTTATGTCGTGAAAATCATTCACACATTTGGTAAATGTTGGAATAAGTGTTTGGTCATCTCTGATTGAGATTTCATTTTCATTTATTGGCTCTTTGTGAAACACCTTTGAATGTTTTCTAGATTATGCAAACTGTTGTGATGTTTAAAACTGAAGAATGATGATTCTATCACCAGTTAATTCTTGTAAGACagaagattgatttttttttagaaaaaaggTTTCAATAAGAAGTTGATTTATTATTTTGCTTCACTGTGTTATTTCACAGCCTGAGACAAACTGACCATCCCAGCAGGAAAGCGAGTGACACATCACTAACACACAGAaagcattctccccgtgtctgcgtgggtttcctctgggtgctccggtttccttccacagtccaaaaatgtgtaggttaggtgaattggccatgctaaactgcccgtagtgttaggtgaaggggtaaatgtaggggaatgggtctgggtgggttgtgcttcgacgggtcgatgtggacttgttgggccgaagggcctgtttccacactaagtaacctaatctaatcagtcAGTGAATCACTTTACTTCGGAGATAGTTAAAATTGAGTGGGACAAGGGCAATCAGAGAAGCATAACCAAAGGAGTTAATTACTGCTGTGTCAGCATCTCACTGAATATCAGCAGAAAACTTAAGGGGGTTGATTGGCCTTGTCCCATTCCTATTCAATTCATGCTTTAAACCAGTACCAACCGACAGTACCTAAGGAGAGGGAACAACAATGACCCTTTTGCTTTGAAAAGAGTAAAAGGTAGAATCCTCTGCCAATAATGTTTGGTTTTACGAGTCATTCTGAGGGGGAGAGCAGATAAAGGGAGTTGTAGATGAAGTGCAGAGTTCCGTGCTCCTGAAGGATTTATACCTGGCGTGGCACTGCTCATCGAGTGGAGCAGGTATTCTCCGGATTTTAGCACACTCGCAGTCAGCTCCCGGTGTTCCTTAATGTCATTCCTGAAAGCCTGTGAGGGAGGACACACAAAACACATTCCACCATTGCATTCACTTTCCAGCAGATCAATGTTTTATTCTGTAAGAGCACAGTCTACTCACTTGGTGACTGATCATTTAATCTTAacgtcacacactccctccccccaccatctcccctcaccctctcacactccccccctccacaCCCTCACATACTCTCCCCccgcaccctcacacacactccccccgcacCCTCACATACCAcatccccatctcccctctcacacacactccccccccgcaCCCTCACATACTCTCCCCCCGCACCCTCACATACTCTCCCCccgcaccctcacacacactccccccgcacCCTCACATACTCTCCCCCCGCACCCTCACATACTCTCCCCCCGCACCCTCACATACTCTCCCCccgcaccctcacacacactccccccgcacCCTCACATACTACATCCCCATctccactcaccctcacacacactcccccccgcaccctcacacaccaccaccccacctccccccgcaccctcacacaccacctcccccccacaccacctccccatctccccccaccctcactctccaacaccctcacacactctccccccatcctcactctcccccaacaccctcacacaccaccttctccacATCATCataccacctccccccacaccctcacatactctccccccacaccctcacacaccacctccccatctccccccaccctcactctcccccaacaccctcacacaccaccTCCCTATGATTGACTGAGACCTGGCGATAATGACATTTGTCTCCGCTAATGTGTACCCTTCACACGATCctctgcagaaactcaccaaagatcctcagacagcacctttcaaacccacaaacagttccatccagaaggacaagggcagctgatCCATGGGGACCCCACCCCATTcaggttcccctctaagccactccccatcctgacttggaaatatatcgccgttcgttcactgtcgctgggtcaaaatcctgaaattccctccctaaggccagcacatggactacagcagttcaggaaggcagctcacccccaccttctcaaggggcaactagggacaaggccccagccagtgacacccacacccaAACGTGAGTAAGAAACCGGAGATCCCAGTCTGACCtgagatgaccttattgaatggtggagcatgccTGGGCAGTGGAGAAACATTTTGCTTACATCGACGATTGGTAACAATCTTAATTTTTTAAACCACAATGTGCAGTTTGATGGAGGGGAGCTGCttaccatacatttatccagGGAAGCCTTGATACTGTCCATTGTGGGCTGTGGTGGGATCCAGTTATCTGTGGTCTCTGCTACTTCATACAACCACTGGACCATTTCTTCAAGTTTAGTGCTAAAGCTCTATATGAACaaaagagcagatcagtcacatACAATTACAGAGAACACAaagatgatttggatgggagcacaagaggtgcagttagtaagtttgcagatgacaccaaaattggaggtgttgtggacagcgaagaaggttacctcagattacaacaggatctgggccaatgggctgagaagtggcagatggagtttaattcagataaatgtgaggtgctgcattttgggaaagcaaatcttagcaggacttatacacttaacagtaaggtcctggtgggtgttgctgaaccaagagaccttggagtgcaggttcatagctccttgaaagtggagtcgcaggtcgataggatagcgaaggctgtgtttggtatgctttcctttcttggtcagagcattgagtacaggagttgggaggttatattGCAGCTATATTGGATATTGGTAAGGccattttagaatattgcatgaaattctggtctccctactataggaaggatgttgtgaaacttgaaagggttcagaaaagatttacaaggatgttgccagagttggagctatagggagaggctgaataggctgaggctattttccctagatagtgaagaaggcgtttggtatgctttcctttattggtaagagtattgagtacaggagttgtgaggtcatgttgtggttgtacaggacattggttaggccactgttagaatattgcgtgtaattctggtctccttcctattggaaggatgttgtaaaactttgaaagggttcagaaaagatttacaaggatgtttccagggttggaggacttgagctatagggagaggttaaataggctagggctgttttccctggaatgtcgaaggctgaccttatagaggtttataaaatcatgaggggcttggataggataaatagacaaggtcttttcgctggggtcggggagtccagaactagagggcataggtttaggatgagaggggaaagatataaaagagacctaaggggcaactctttcacgcagagcagtacatgtatggaaggaactgccagaggaagtggtggaggctggtacaatagcaacatttaaaagggatttggatgggtatatgaataggaagggtttggagggatatgggccaggtgctggcaggtgggactagattaggttgggatatctggttggcatggatgggttggaccgaagggtctgtttccatcctgtacatctctatgactctacgacacagcacagaaaaaggtcattcagcccatcccaTCCATGCTGGTGTTTATACACTGCTCTGcctaggaccataagaaactacagagagctgtgaacacagcccagtccatcagacaaaccaacctcccatccattgactccatctacgcTTCTCAGTGCCTCAGGAATGCTGCCAACATCAAAGAGCCCTCCCACCCAGTGATACTCTCTCCTAACCAGAAGATATAAAAGCTTAAACGCACAAGCCAACAGATCAAAAACAGGTTCTTCCCCGCTGCAATTAGACTTCCTGAATGGATGTCTCAAATATTAAATTTAATAATGATCTAGCTCTTCATGCACCTTCTCTTTCACTGTAagtgtattcctcgctctgttctctTACCCTCATGCACTTTGTACTGCACACAacacaaaacctttcactgtactgaggtacaagtgacaataataaatcaaatccaatCAAGTACTCTGTATGAGACCGGCCCCTATTCCATCTGACTTATCTCAGCCTGTCTTACTAACCCTTTTACTCTCACCCAGTTGCCTATTTTCATTTTGAAAGTATCAGAGCTGTTTGCCACATCCACATCCTGTAGTAGTGGGTTCCACATCCTCCTTACTCTCTGAGAAAGGTAATCTCTCTGTATTTCCCCGCTGAATATATTTGTACCTTGGTTGTATTTACAAACCCTAGTTTATGGTTCTCTAGCAGGTCAAAAGActctctcaatactgaccctgTCTAACCACTTCAGAATGTTACATTCCACTTCAAACTCTAAAgcctatttaaaaaaaagtaaacttGCTCAATctttaatgaaacaaacaactacataaactgaagatctgaaacagaaacagaaagtgctggaggaactcaacaGGTCTGCCCAGTCTTTCACAGTTCGAAGCAATTAGCAAAGTCATAAACTCAACTTTTAACAATGTAAACCTCAAATTCTAAACTGAAACCATTGCGGCTGAATACTAACGTTTAGTTTCCTAGCTTGCCCAATCCAGTACATTTATACCAACAAGAAACAAGATTGATGTATTCTGCTTGTGTGAGGTATTTGAATGAAACatagaacttggaaaagaaataACATTTTACCTGAATGTGAGCCAACAGATTGTCATTGTTCTCAGCTACTTGTTCAAAGGGCTGGTTGAATAGCAGTTGAGAACTGGACCATGTGCCCAACTTTTGAATAAATTCATTGGCCTTTTTTAAATCGGCGATTATATCTTCACACTGTGGATTCTTGGGTTGATTTCTGGGACTAATTCCCAGTTGGCAGTCTGACTGAGCAGCCTCAGTGTTGTTCTGTACAGTGAGGTTCCCCTCCGTACTGCCACTTGGACTGCCCATGCCCAGTCTCATCCCATTGGCTGCAAAGGCAGACTTGCTCTCCACGTGAACAGAGAGCTTCTCCAGTTGGTGGGCCAAGGCTTCCAATTCTTTCAGCTTATACGGGAGAGTGAGaaaatcctcctcactgtcccactctctgtttaaGGGCAGGATCTGCCTGGATAATGTGAAACCTTTAGGATCTTTCCCTGTGAGCAAGGGCTTGGAAAATTCCTCGTTTGAGCTGCTTGAAAGAAAACTGGAATCAACAACTGAAGTGACCTTGGCCCAGTCAGGATTGGCCCGGTTCAGGATGCCTTCTGTCTTATTCCTCATAGAACTCTCCAGAAAGGTGTTTGGATTAATACCAGCTTTGGGCGATCGACTGGAGAGCCAATAAGACGGCCGGTTGTGCAGGCGGAGGGAAGTGGAGGAAGAATATGGAGTGTACACATGATCCTCTATGTAGCTAGGATGGCCCCAGGTGATGTTAGCAGCACTGCTGGGGTTAGACTGGGAGATAGGCAGTGACGACAAAGCGTTTGTAATCAATGTATTTGACAGGGAGGGTATCGGACTGTCATCCACGATCCCTGAATCTTTTAGATAGGAGTCAGAGGTCATGTCGTCATCATCGTCATCTAAGTTGTCCCTGGAGCTCATGTGCCCTGGTCTTAAGGGATACGTAAAATCCAGTAGAGCTTGGTATTCCTCGTCAGGGTCCCAGTCTGGGGAGGTGCGGTCTCGAACCGCCCTGAAGGAATCTGATTGCCTCATGGCGCAGTATTCTGAGAAACAAGGCGTGACCTCTTTCTCACGCAGCGCCTTATGGGTAGAGCCTGGTGTGCCAAGGCTGCCAGTCGAAGTTTGGCCCAATGAGGTATATCTGTCCACATTGACATCGGGTGAGGTATATCTACCCACGTTGATGTCGTGTGAGCTTAACGTAGCTCTCCTTTTCGGTACACACTGAGAGAAAGCAGACGTATCGAGGCAGGTGCTATACCTCACAGTGGACAGACACCTCCCATTGAGGGGTTTCTCAGCCTCCAGGTGTTTGAGTGACCGGGATAACCTATCAGTAGATGCCATTATGTTCGGGTCAGACCTCCCAACAGGTTCATACACTCgagatacagagagtggtgaggatTCTGACTGGTATGTACGATACGGGGAATGTACAGAgtcagagaagagagagaacatCTCACTGCCATCCCATCTTTCTGATGGAATCCCTCTCGTATATCCAGAATAGAGATTGGAATATCTTTTACTCTGCTCCTGCATATCAGCTCACTGGAAAACAAGACAAGTGAGGGAAATATTAAAGATATTTGTCCCCTATAGCAAGCATCAACTTTTCAGACAACAGTTTCCATGTTTATACATTCACAGAACTTCACTGAACATAGCCACCATGGTttggaggagaccattcatcCCATCCAGTCTGTGGGCAACACTGGAAGGGCCAGCATGTATTGTTCATCTCTTTGGACTGAGTGGTGTGCTCAACCATGTCAGAGGGCATTTAGGGGcgaaccacatcgctgtgggtctggagtcacatgtgagccagaccaggaaaaGGTGGCAGATTCTCTTCCTGAAGGACATGAGCAAATCAGATGTGGTCAGTTTCTTCACAATGAATGATGACACTTTCGCGATTGGCTTTACAGTCCAGACTTTAtgagatcagattagattccctacagtgtggattaATGAACTGAATGTAAATTAAACTGAATTAAATCTACATACCACCATAGGTCAAAACTATCCGCAGAGTGGGATGGCAACCCAGAGTGTACGTCTGAACAaacacaaaaccagaaattgctgcaaaaactcagcagctctggcagcatttgtggagagaagtcagagttaacatttcaggtccagtgatcgtTCTGAAGAAGTCTGAACCTTAGGATTACTGGCCCAGTGACATTGTCAGAAGGCCACAACTCACTCTCACTGTTCAatcattatagaatccctacagtttggaaacaggccactcagcccaacaagtccatactgaccctccaaacagtaacccatccaaacaaatccccctaccctattactttacatttcccctgactaatgcacctaacctacacatccctgaacactacgggcaatttagcatggccaattcatcctgacctgcacattttttggactgtgggaagaaaccggagcacccggaggaaacccccgcagacacggggagaatgtgcaaactccacacagacagttgccagaggctggaatcgaacccgggtcgtaggtgctatgaggcagcagtgctaaccactgagccactgtgccgccctataTGTAAACAGCACCAGATGTAGAGTGAAGTTTTTGTAACAACCTGGTGACTTGCATAGCGATTTCTTTCACTccagagaacagagagaaacagacagagattGAAACAGAATGAGGGAGAGGAAAAAGAACACCTTTAGAGAAAGAGGGAGGTAAAAGCCAATTAGGaagagactgcactgacaatctCAACTTCAGGAAAAGCTTCCTTCAAGAAACAAAAAACTCAAACAATAGCAGTTAACTGTGACAAACACAGGAAGTTCAGGATTGCATCAGGTTAAACAGAAAGGCCAATAAACTTGCCAGAAATACAGTAAAAGGAATTCTGAAAATTGGGAGGATTCTAGAATACATCAAAGGAGGACCAAGAAACAGAAAGGAAAGGGAAAATTGAATTTGAGTGCAACCTACAAAATCCATACTGTATGGACTGTAAACACCTCTATGGGAACAGAAAAAGGAAACATCTGGCTAAAGTGAAGATTAAGGGCAGAGTCAGGAGAATTTATAATGGGGAATAGAGACATTGGCAGAGAAGCTAAATGTTTATTTTGTGTCTGTTTTATGGAGGAAGGTACAAAAATTAGAGATGTTTCTAATCCCAGAATCAGAGATGCAAGTGATTAGGGAGAATGAGAAGTTGAAGAAAATTAGTTTTAGTCAAAAGACTGTACTGGACAGGTCAGTGGCCAGGGAGATGTCACTGAGACACTTTCCTGATTGGGGAATCTCTAACCAAGGGGATGCCATTAGAGTTCAAGAGAGGGGACCATGTTTTACTCAGGGAGTTGCCAGAATTCTTTACCTCAGAGAGCTGTAGAGAATCAGTCTTCAAGGTGCATATGTTTAAGATTGAATTAGCAGGGCAGTGTGATGAACTGGCTGgctggcctactcctgttcctattgttAGCGAGTGACTGTGTTTATGCACGAGAGTGAATTTAAAGCCCAGTTTAGTTTGGATTGTTCATGTTCGTAATTAACTTGCCaactggacacaaaattggcttgacagtaggaaacagagggtggtggtggaaggttattttttggactggaggcctgtgagcagtggtgttccacagggatcagtactgaatCCCAATGTTGTTTGTCACttgtataaataatttggatgagaatttgggAAGCATAGTTAGCATGTTTGAGGAGACACCAAAagtggtggcatagtggacagtgaagaagattatctaatattgcaaagagatcttggtcaattggaccaatgggctgaggaggtgCAGATAGATTTTATGTTGGAGAAAtgtaaggtattgcattttaggAAAACAAACACAGGCAGGATTTATCCAGTCaatggtagagccctggggagtgttgtagaGCAGAAGGAACCAAGGGGTTCAGGGACATAATTTCTTTAAGTTTGTATTCCCAgatggacagggtggttaagaaggcatttagcacacttgccttcattgctcagaccgtttcagtatatgagttgggacatcatgttgaggttgtacaggatattagtgaggccaTTTTTgcagtactgcgtgcagttctggttgccctgctataggaaggatattgttaacttggagagggttcaaaacaGATTGACCAGGACGTTGCCGGGACTGGAGATTTTGAgtcataaggagaggctggataggttgggagttttttttcactggagcacaggaggttgagagatggCCTTaataaagtttataaaatcatgggggctaTTGGTAAGGTGAACAGCAAATATCTTTTCCATGGGATGGGAGTGCTCAAAAGTGGAAGGtttagttttaaggtgagaggagaaagattttgaaAGTACATGAGGGACAACCTTtccacacacagagggtgggtcacgtgtggaataaactgccagaggaagtgggagatgcAGCGACAGTTCCAACGTTATAAAGACACTTGGGCAGCTACATACAAGAACAGGAAAGGTTGACAGGGACATGGTGCAAGTGCAGGTAAGAGGGACGAGGTTAGTTTGAGAAACCTAGCTGGTGTGCAGAAGTTGGATTgtaggctctgtttctgtgttgtatgactctataacaaccTGTTTCTTTAAAAAGACAGTGAAGAAATACATTTGGTCAGCCAGAAGAATGTTTCTATTTCTTACCAGTTTTGAGCTGGCTGGTGAAGTAAAACTCCTGAATTGACTCTGTTAGTGGGCGATCAATCTTCAGTCTGCTAAGAACTCTCCTAACGTGATTTTCAAGCTGATAGAGTAAATAAACAACTGGGACATTTTTCTTCGGCATTTGCGACCAGCTATCCTTCATTTAAATATTGATGGGTTTGGTCAGCATTCACAGTTCATGGAGATAAACGTAGTTAAAGGACAGCAACGGAGAGACGTTTAGACCAATCTGCTCCCAGCTCAGTATAATCCCATGAAGCAAACCTCTCAGACTTGCTCCGAGCTGGAATGTAAGGAAGGAGTTGAATCTTCAGGCCCTTCGAGGTCTATACCGGCAACATTAATGACTGCTGGCATTTTCTGAAAGGGTCAAAATAACATGTAATTAATTATATTGCATCTCTAGAACAGAAACCGACCATTCGGCCCAACTGGTCTGTTTAAACTCAACACAATCCTAAACCTAAGCTCGCAGTGAGCAAGTGAAGCAAGGAAATGTAGCAGCTTTAACTGAGGAGCAGGGCGTTGTTCAGGAACAGTAACAAGTGAAACACACCAGAGGGCAGTAGTGTACAGACGGGGAGAGAGGTTTGAAGGCTGGGGAGAGAGGGCAGCAGAGTAATTAGAATGGCCACAGGGAATACAGAGTAACAAACACTCCTGCTGATATTGGAGAGAGAGGTCACAGTGGAAAGGGTGCAGATACAGTGGGAGAAAGAAGATCAAGAGGAACTTTTTAAAATGAAACAGGAGTTTGACGTTTGGACTGTCTTTGTTTCTTAGGGAGTCAGAGTGATGAATTTGAGGCAATCAGTTAAGAGGTTGCTGTGCTGTGAAATTCTTTATCAAACACAGTAGGGGAACAACTGAAACTGAAGAAGATTCAGGACCATGGGGGTAAAAGCAAGACAGTAACTTTATCTCTGGATTGTTCTGTCACAGAGCTAGCACAGAAACAATGGGAGGAGCAGCTCCTGCTAGATCAGATAATAAATCTAAACAATAGAGAAACTAcaaaataggagcaagagtaggccattcagccctttgagcctctcccactattcaatatgatcaaggctgatcatccaactcagtcccctagtcccactttctccccagtaTCCTTTGATTTCCATAACCTTAAGGAGTTGAACACCAATGGGAGGGGGGTCTGGGGTTTACAGTattggccggggggggggggggggggggggggaggtctgGGGTGAACAGTATTGgccggggtgggggaggggtctggGGCGAACAGTATTGAGGGATCTGGGGTTAACAGTACTAGTGGGGGGGGGGTCTGGGGTTAACAGTATTGgccggggtgggggaggggtctggGGCGAACAGTTTTGAGGGATCTGGGGTTAACAGTattggtgaggggggggggtctgGGGTTAACAGTATTGGGGGGGTCGGGGGTTAACTGTATTGGCGAGGGGGGGGTCTGGGGTTAACAGTATTGGGGGGGTCTGGGATTAACAGTATTGGTGAGGGGGGGGGTCTGGGTTTAACAGTATTGGTGGGGGGGGTCTGGGTTTAACAGTATTGGCGAGGGGGGGGTCTGGGGTTAACAGTATTGGGGGGGTCGGGGGTTAACTGTATTGGCGAGGGGGGGTCTGGGATTAACAGTATTGGTGGGGGGGGGTCTGGGTTTAACAGTATTGGCGAGGGGGGGTCTGGGGTTAACAGTATTGGGGGGGTCGGGGGTTAACTGTATTGGCGAGGGGGGTCTGGGATTAACAGTATTGGTGAGGGGGGGGTCTGGGTTTAACAGTATTGGCGAGGGGGGGGTCTGGGGTTAACAGTATTGGTGGGGGGGGTCTGGGGTTAACAGTATTGGGGGGGTCGGGGGTTAACTGTATTGGCGAGGGGGGGTCTGGGATTAACAGTATTGGTGGGGGGGGGTCTGGGTTTAACAGTATTGGCGAGGGGGGGTCTGGGGTTAACAGTATTGGCGAGGGGGGGGTCTGGGGTTAACAGTATTGGGGGGGTCGGGGGTTAACTGTATTGGCGAGGGGGGGTCTGGGATTAACAGTATTGGTGGGGGGGGGTCTGGGTTTAACAGTATTGGCGAGGGGGGGGTCTGGGGTTAACAGTATTGGGGGGGTCGGGGGTTAACTGTATTGGCGAGGGGGGGTCTGGGATTAACAGTACTGGTGAGGGGGGGGTCTGGGTTTAACAGTATtggcgagggggggggggtcgggaATCTAGCTGCAGCGGGTGGGAGATTTCCCTGAGGGACAGTAAGGACCAGATTGGCTCTTTATGACAATCGACGACCATTTCCTGAGAAGCTGCAAGAGCCCAATGGtggagtggtagtgtccctacctctggaccaggagagCCTGGCACCAGTCCGACCTGCTCCAAAGGCGTGTGACAGCATTGCTGAATTCGAAAATCTGACCCAGAGATGTGGTTGTTAATTCGAACCCAGGAAGCCCGTacaaacagagggtggtaatgGCCACTCGCCACCTTCTCTCCCCCTGGGATCGCTCAGCTCACATACATTTCACACAGTTAACAAACCGTGGAGTGGGAATAATGTTA
This is a stretch of genomic DNA from Chiloscyllium punctatum isolate Juve2018m chromosome 11, sChiPun1.3, whole genome shotgun sequence. It encodes these proteins:
- the LOC140483356 gene encoding centrosomal protein of 68 kDa-like, whose protein sequence is MQEQSKRYSNLYSGYTRGIPSERWDGSEMFSLFSDSVHSPYRTYQSESSPLSVSRVYEPVGRSDPNIMASTDRLSRSLKHLEAEKPLNGRCLSTVRYSTCLDTSAFSQCVPKRRATLSSHDINVGRYTSPDVNVDRYTSLGQTSTGSLGTPGSTHKALREKEVTPCFSEYCAMRQSDSFRAVRDRTSPDWDPDEEYQALLDFTYPLRPGHMSSRDNLDDDDDDMTSDSYLKDSGIVDDSPIPSLSNTLITNALSSLPISQSNPSSAANITWGHPSYIEDHVYTPYSSSTSLRLHNRPSYWLSSRSPKAGINPNTFLESSMRNKTEGILNRANPDWAKVTSVVDSSFLSSSSNEEFSKPLLTGKDPKGFTLSRQILPLNREWDSEEDFLTLPYKLKELEALAHQLEKLSVHVESKSAFAANGMRLGMGSPSGSTEGNLTVQNNTEAAQSDCQLGISPRNQPKNPQCEDIIADLKKANEFIQKLGTWSSSQLLFNQPFEQVAENNDNLLAHIQSFSTKLEEMVQWLYEVAETTDNWIPPQPTMDSIKASLDKCMAFRNDIKEHRELTASVLKSGEYLLHSMSSATPVLKETLELISRQSKQLNGHATHLYLSILATMDKVKDDLETKQQEFVSAGLERQSVLMPSDVEEHDASNHTNMDDLV